From the Gemmatimonadales bacterium genome, one window contains:
- the ggt gene encoding gamma-glutamyltransferase: MVAGPQHDAALKAAVEEIRPLFKQCTRCGQWVCEPVCWNKKAGLCEKCAPDVDEEIASAQAQTAREQVIEKAKAVDFVGERDLAKVTAVNCPKCGAKTQGSKFCPECGTPTAQKKTCASCGAVADGSPKFCPECGSRLAHDVIGRTDRAARLAERHPVGLGLMSMRRAPLIAILALAACSSRGSRSVSHIPASWRYANIAPPVVAEHVMVASEHPLASSIGADIMRRGGNAIDAAVAVGFAQAVVTPRAGNIGGGGFLVYRQADGQVFALDYRETAPAAATRDMFVDSAGHVTSASLIGPLASGVPGAVAGMYEMHRRFGRLPWRELVMPSVELARNGHEVDSARAAVIAANRERLARFPSTAGLLLPSGEPLRRGLLWRQPELARTLELIADSGAAGFYRGRTADLIMAEMRRSGGLITHQDLEGYRALWREPIQFTYRGWRVISMPPSSSGGVTMAEMFNMLEGWRRLPPFGSAELIHLEVEVMRRAFTDRNRYLGDPDFVRMPLDRLLSKSYAAELRRAIDRDRATPSTAMPPIVESQETTHYSLVDAQGNAASVTTTLNDNFGNAMLVPGAGFLLNNEMDDFTSKPGVPNDYGLFQGEANAIAPRKRMLSAMTPTIVLDQRGRLALVVGSPGGPRIISALAQVISNVIDHRMTLAEAVFAPRIHHQSLPDSIRWEQGGMDPEVRRALEAMGHAFFTRPGGNGVINAVRVTPHGIEGVTDPRIPGGAVGW; the protein is encoded by the coding sequence ATGGTCGCCGGCCCGCAGCACGACGCCGCCCTCAAGGCGGCGGTCGAGGAGATCCGTCCCCTCTTCAAGCAGTGCACCCGCTGCGGCCAGTGGGTGTGCGAGCCGGTGTGCTGGAACAAGAAGGCCGGGCTATGCGAGAAGTGCGCCCCCGACGTCGACGAGGAAATCGCCTCGGCGCAGGCCCAGACGGCCAGGGAGCAGGTCATCGAGAAGGCCAAGGCCGTGGATTTCGTCGGTGAGCGCGACCTCGCGAAGGTCACGGCGGTGAACTGCCCGAAGTGCGGCGCGAAAACCCAGGGGAGCAAGTTCTGCCCCGAGTGCGGCACGCCGACGGCGCAGAAGAAGACGTGCGCGAGCTGCGGAGCCGTCGCCGACGGCTCGCCCAAGTTCTGCCCCGAGTGCGGAAGCCGCTTGGCGCATGATGTGATCGGGCGGACGGACCGAGCCGCGCGACTGGCGGAGCGGCACCCGGTCGGATTAGGGTTGATGTCCATGCGCCGCGCTCCCCTCATTGCCATCCTTGCCCTGGCAGCGTGCAGCTCCCGCGGCTCTCGCTCGGTGTCTCACATCCCGGCCTCGTGGCGCTACGCCAACATCGCGCCGCCGGTCGTGGCCGAGCATGTCATGGTCGCCTCAGAACACCCGCTCGCGAGCAGCATCGGCGCCGACATAATGCGGCGTGGCGGCAACGCCATTGACGCGGCCGTAGCCGTCGGCTTCGCCCAGGCCGTGGTGACCCCGCGCGCCGGCAACATCGGCGGCGGCGGGTTCCTGGTCTATCGCCAAGCCGACGGCCAGGTCTTCGCGCTCGACTACCGTGAGACCGCGCCCGCCGCCGCCACCCGCGACATGTTCGTGGACTCGGCGGGGCACGTCACCTCCGCCTCGCTCATCGGCCCGCTCGCCTCCGGCGTCCCGGGCGCCGTGGCAGGGATGTACGAGATGCACCGGCGCTTCGGACGGCTGCCGTGGCGTGAGCTCGTGATGCCATCCGTGGAGCTGGCGCGCAACGGCCACGAAGTGGACAGCGCACGCGCCGCCGTCATCGCCGCCAACCGCGAGCGCCTGGCGCGCTTCCCATCCACGGCCGGACTCCTCCTCCCCAGTGGCGAGCCGCTGCGCCGCGGCCTCTTGTGGCGGCAGCCCGAGCTGGCACGCACCCTGGAGCTCATCGCCGATTCGGGCGCGGCCGGTTTCTATCGCGGCCGAACCGCCGACCTGATCATGGCCGAAATGCGGCGGAGCGGCGGCCTGATCACCCACCAGGACCTGGAGGGCTACCGAGCGCTCTGGCGCGAGCCGATCCAGTTCACCTACCGCGGCTGGCGCGTGATCTCGATGCCGCCTTCCTCGAGCGGCGGCGTCACGATGGCGGAGATGTTCAACATGCTCGAGGGATGGCGCCGGCTCCCGCCGTTCGGAAGCGCCGAGCTGATCCACCTCGAGGTCGAGGTGATGCGCCGCGCCTTCACCGACCGCAACCGCTACCTCGGCGACCCGGACTTCGTGCGGATGCCGCTCGACCGGCTGCTCTCCAAGTCGTACGCCGCGGAGTTGCGCCGCGCCATCGATCGAGACCGGGCCACGCCGAGCACCGCGATGCCGCCTATCGTCGAAAGCCAGGAGACCACGCACTACTCCCTCGTGGACGCCCAAGGGAACGCCGCCTCGGTCACCACCACCCTGAACGACAACTTCGGCAACGCGATGTTGGTACCGGGGGCGGGCTTCCTCCTCAACAACGAGATGGACGACTTCACCTCCAAGCCCGGCGTCCCGAACGACTACGGTCTCTTCCAAGGCGAGGCCAACGCCATCGCGCCGCGCAAGCGCATGCTCTCGGCCATGACGCCGACCATCGTGCTCGACCAGCGCGGCCGGCTCGCCCTAGTCGTGGGCTCTCCCGGCGGGCCGCGGATCATCAGCGCGCTGGCCCAGGTGATCTCGAACGTGATCGACCACCGGATGACGCTCGCCGAGGCGGTCTTCGCGCCGCGTATCCATCACCAGTCCCTGCCGGACTCGATCCGCTGGGAGCAGGGCGGCATGGACCCCGAAGTGCGGCGGGCGCTGGAAGCGATGGGGCACGCCTTCTTCACGCGGCCGGGGGGGAACGGAGTGATCAACGCGGTCCGCGTCACGCCCCACGGGATCGAAGGGGTCACCGATCCGCGCATTCCCGGCGGCGCGGTCGGATGGTAG